A stretch of the Conger conger chromosome 3, fConCon1.1, whole genome shotgun sequence genome encodes the following:
- the LOC133123748 gene encoding uncharacterized protein LOC133123748, translated as MAPFYAILVFFGEVYGEHIMKKDVDQPNALVTVQHGDSVTLRCFHSQEFISGVSWFKQRLGQKPQIVAISLNPQSKAIFLSEFVNITRFSAHTTEGIFNLVISQVEPSDSATYYCAITQYNDVTFGNGTTLLLTGPESQSRTVVLQQPESVQPGDSETLQCTVHSETCAGEYSVYWFRQASGESPPGIIHTHGHRSDECQRSSGTVSPTQSCVYNFPKRNLSLSDAGTYYCAVATCGEILFGNGTKLDVEEGKVPFFIVIIASVVLALSLIVNVVLLCTRRKREVCEHCTGNPLPKSQHDTTHDSREQCPSEDVLNYAALSFSNKNAKSRPKRRDPRQEPIYSGVRNHDWS; from the exons ATGGCACCATTCTATGCTATTCTCGTGTTTTTCGGCgaagtgt ATGGAGAACACATCATGAAGAAGGATGTAGATCAGCCAAATGCACTGGTGACAGTTCAGCATGGAGACAGTGTGACTCTACGATGTTTCCACTCTCAGGAATTTATCAGCGGTGTCAGCTGGTTTAAGCAACGCcttggacagaagcctcagATTGTAGCCATATCATTGAACCCTCAATCAAAGGCTATATTTTTGAGTGAGTTTGTAAACATCACACGTTTCAGTGCTCACACAACAGAGGGGATCTTTAACCTGGTTATCTCACAAGTAGAGCCATCTGATTCAGCAACATACTACTGTGCTATTACACAGTACAATGATGTCACCTTTGGAAATGGAACTACTTTATTGTTGACag ggccagagtcccagagcaggacagtagtACTCCAGCAGCCCgagtcagtgcagccaggagactctgagactctgcagtgtacagtgcactctgagacctgtgcaggagaaTACAGTGTGTACTGGTTCAGACAGGCCTCAGGAGAGtcccctccaggaatcattcacacccatggacacaggagtgatgagtgccagaggagctctgggactgtgtctcccacacagagctgtgtctacaacttccccaagaggaacctcagcctctctgatgctgggacttactactgtgctgtggccacctgtggggagatcctgtttgggaacgGGACCAAACTGGATGTTGAGG AGGGAAAGGTCCCTTTCTTTATTGTCATCATCGCTTCTGTGGTGTTGGCATTGAGCCTGATTGTGAATGTCGTTCTTCTCTGCACTCGGAGGAAGAGAGAAGTTTGCGAGCACTGTACAG GTAACCCTCTGCCTAAAAGCCAGCATGACACCACCCACGATTCAAGAGAACAG TGCCCTAGTGAAGACGTCCTGAACTATGCTGCTCTGAGCTTCTCTAATAAGAATGCAAAATCCAGGCCCAAGAGGAGAGACCCGAGGCAAGAGCCCATCTATTCTGGTGTGAGGAATCACGACTGGAGCTGA